accacctctgTGCAAACCATTAAAACTacattgaattttttttaaaaatttctcaaaaaagtTATGTATGTTAAAGAAGTGctcttttatatatgtgtaaaatttcaagtccaaattCAGTTGTGTTTGGGAGcagcaagaaaaacaaaatttgcatGAATAGTGGGTCTTCAATGTTTGACGCAAttcatgtgtatatatattttttaatttcttccgaatgcatttgattttgaacttaaATTTTTGCTCGTTCGTGGAGCACCACACCTCCAACATATGGCACTTTTATATGAATTTTAAACTTACAAAAACCAAACCATATTTACTAATCTGTGAGCTAATTTTTCGTCAGTGCACAAACACAAGAACCCATTATATATAGCCCCTACCGAAACAAGCCGTTCTCTGCTCACAATCGGCCCAAGACAAAAcgtaaaaagaaaagaaaaagcaaTCAGACAATGTGCAAGAATAGACTCTGAACCTATCGTCAAGTCTGATGCAGCTATGGCTTCGACAATGTGCAAGAATAGACTCGATCCCGAATTCTAGCCCACAATAGCCAGGCGCCACGCTTACAATCCCTAATCCGGAATCACGGACTCAGAACCATACTGGCTTACAATTTTCGAACTCTTCAATACATACTGATGTTTGCAATTTCTGTGTATAAAATTCCTAGGGATTTGCTGTGTTCAATAGGTAAAACAGCGATGGATGCTCTTCTTGGATATATGCTCTTTTATGTTATGGTGCTAaaacaatactccctccgttccataaatttttgtcgaattattacatgtatctagacgttttttaggaatagatacatccacttttgggcaaatttgagacaagaattatgaaacgggggtAGTAGTTAGGTAACAGAAAATATTTTGGATTTGTTGTGTTGGTGTTCAAGGAATGTAGCTTCAACAGATTTgcctgaaacaaaaaaatgttcagCTTCAACAGACCATGCATTGAAAAAAAGGACACTGTAGAAATGCAAGCCAACTGCCATATTCCCATATGAGTTAGTATCAATCTTCATACGGAGCATTTGTTTTGGTAAAAAAGACTACATATTGCTTTGTGAAGATTGAATTGTAGGTACCAGTGTCAGTTTAGTCACTCTCATTCAACAGTAATGACTAACAAATAGTAAAGGTTACAAAGTATTCTGGATGCGTTTTTTTAGATAATTGAAGTACTTCAGATTTACAATCCCTGTAGAAACAGGGCAAACAGAACATCACATTATTCTTCTGGAGTAATATATTGCCTATCAATGTAAACACCACCAATATTTGCAATCCTTGGCCTATCAAGTTCAGCATGAAGACAACGGTGAGTAAGCAATGGGCTGCACTTAGAGATGGAGATTCTCTTCAGCGATGCGGGCAGGCCGTTTGCTGGCAATGTTTGAATACTTGGACAGTTTTCTACGCATAGCTCTTCTAGTGCAGGCAGAGTGTACAAATTATCTGGAAGCCCACACAACTCATTGCAGTTCCTAATGCTGAGAGTCTGCAGCTTCTCCAGCCACCCAAATTCTGATGAGTCATCAAAGAATGTGGGACTTCCATCAATCTCCATTATCTCAAGCGAATGAAGCTTACCGAACATGCTCAGTTTCACAAACAATGTGTTCTCCAGTTGAAGGCTGTACACATTGAACAGGGAGCTCAACCAATCCAATTGGTCAATCTCGCTCCCCTGATCAACGCTTACATGTGGGCAACCGCTGATCTTTAGTGTCCACAGTGAGAAGAGGAAAGGGTACTCGTCcacccatccaccctgcgcaATGAAGCACTCGCTGATCTCTAATGTTCTCAATGACGCATGAAACTTCTCGACGAGCAGCTTTGGGCAGTCATAGAGCGAGAGTTCTCTCAATGCAGTGAGATCTTTGAAACCATCAGACAGATCACAAATGATGTTGTTGCAGCTCTTAATTGACAGAACCTCCAGAGATCGCAGGAGGTGCTTCTGCTGAAGAAGGCCGGATCCGAGGGACCTCAATCTGTGGCACTGATGTATTTGTAGTGTGGTGAGCCGTGATGTCCATCTACCTTCTTCTGGTGTTGAGATCGATTCTTCTTCTGTTGTTTGCTTGTCATGAATCATTGGCAACATATCAAGACCAACATTCTCAATAATCATGATAGAAAGTGAAAGGGGAATATCTGGAAAGGTAGTCAGGTTGGGACAATTCCTTATCTCCAGCTTGTAGAGGCATGGAAATATCATGTTTCTTGTTAGGTTGCCTGTCGTCCATCCAGTGAAATGCAAGGCGTCTTCAATGACGAGCCTTTTGAGCTTTGGGAACAATTCTTGATCTGATCGTTGAGGAACAATGCCTGCCTTGTTAAGAGAATGCATCCTTCTGATCTCAAGGACCTCAAGGCAAGGCATGTCATGTAAGGAAGGCAGGCTCTCCCAGTTCGTGCAATCTGATAAGTACACAGATGTTGCGTACAAGACGGAACAAGAGGTATTCAGCATCCATGATGGAGATCTTATGCCTGCGTAGCCCGTAATTATCAGAACCTTTATATTCTCATGTGGCTGCAAGCACTCTAGTACCTCTTCATCGATGGATATCTCTTTGCTTTCACCAGTAGAGCTATCCCAAGAAAGGTGTAATTTGTTCAAGTGCTTCATTCCCTTCAAGATACCCTTCTTGAACTCACTAACATCACTCTGACAGAGATTTGCAACGCGAAGTGCGCCTGTGAGTTGCACCATTTGTCGTAAGGCATTGATACTGGTGCTAGCGCTGACATGGTATGCCTCCAATTCTTGTAAAGTTTTGAGATTCTGTATGTCAGGTATGCCCGAAAGAAACAACTCACTTGCATGCAAATGCCTCAGGTGAATCAGATTTGTAATGCCCCTGGGAGGACGGAGAAAAGGAGAATTGCACTTGACTTTCAGGACCTGCAGTAGGTAAAGCTGGCACACTGTTTCTGGAAGGTCAGTGATCCTGTTCCTGGACAGATTGAGATACCGAAGGCGCCGGAGAAAGCCAATCTCAGCAGGCAGAGAGGTAATGTTTCCGCTTGATAACCCAAGAACTCTCACACACTTTGCAATCGAGAAAATTTCAGCTAAAACTTCGAAGAAATCATCTGAATCGCTGAAATCTGCACAGAATAGAATTGTACGAACCTGCTGAAGGAAGTGATTATCAGAGGAAGTTGGGAGCTGCAATGCCAAATCCAACTTCAGCTTCAACAGGTTGTTAGTCGTGATTGTCAGGTGACGAACTTCATGTGGCACTTCTCCCGAGCTGTCAGTAACCATGTAAAATTGGCTCACTGAGACTGCTTGTGATAGCTTCTGCATCATATTGTGCATGACATATTTGTCACATCCCAAAGGCTGAAAGAAGCATCGATCAACAAGTTCATCAAAGAAATTGCTGGTGACATCCTCCAATCTTGCTGCAGGGTCATCAGAATATATCAGACCGTGTGCTATCCACATCTCCTCCAATTCTTCCTTTCTAAAGACATAGTTATCTGGAAACACTGCACTGTATGCAAAACATTGCTTGAGGCGGGGATCGAGGTGCTGGTAGCTCAGCCACAATGCCTGTGGGATCTCGGCGATCTCTTGCTGCTCCCACATATTGTCCTCCAGTACATTTTTCCAGTGGTCCTCTTCGCCCTGCCGGAAGTAAAGTGATCTCCCAATTGCCCGTGCTGGTAACGGTAAGCAGCCCATTTTCTTGGCTATTTTGTACGCTATTTGCTCCATAGGTGACAGCTCATCCTCTTCCTGTTCGAGGTCGTCCCACTCATCCCCCAACAGGGTGCAATCTTCGCTCTCGTCTGCACCCCCGAATGCAAAATGCTTGAACATCTTCCAGTAGTCATCGAATGCTAGATGGCTGATGATCAATGGGCGCATTGTACATATTGCTTTTGCCATACTTTCAGATTGAGTTGTCACTAGGATCAAGCTCCTCCTAGCCGCTGGTTGCAGCACCTCCATCAGATCCTTCCACTGGATATCAGAGACATCGGTGACATCATCAAGCACAAGCAGAAACCTCTTGCCAGTCAACTGCTCGAGCAGAAGCTCTCTAATGTCTTCGATTTGACGGCCATCTTCCTCAACTGCATGTATCATCTGAACCAATAGCTGCTCGACGGGCAGGAGCTTGCCCGAGACGTGCGCCCACATACGCACGGGGAACTCGGATTTTATCATCTCGTGGTGGAAGATGAGCTGCGCAAGCGCTGTCTTGCCGACCCCCTCTGCCCCGACAACAGGCAGGACACCGACACCAAGGCGATAATGCAGATCATCGCCGAACGTCACCTTCTCCATGATCTGGTCCACCTCAGGCTCCCTACCGAAGACGTCGTCGTACAGATCACGTGTGGCTTCCGACGTTGCAGTTGCACCCCTTGCATTTACGGAAATAATGGTGGCATAATTTTTCCTCGGCACAACGTGCTCGTACATAGATGTGCACCTGTAAGCAGCCTGTGCCATCGTCTCAAGAGCATCTCTTAATCCATCCAAATTGACgctgctcctcttcttcttctttgagctTTTCCCATGAGAGGTAGCGGCGCTGCTGCTACCACCAGCAACTGCAGTTCTGGGCGGGCTGAAGCATAGTAAGAACCTCAGAGGACTCTGTGGCTTCCTGGAAGCGCCGACGACCGAGGTGGGTGCTCCGGCATCTGCGCTGGGCTTGCCTCCTCTTGCCATTTCAAAgtcaagctggaggagctCGTACTCGAGGTCGTCCAGGGCATCGTCGGCGGAGTACGCGGCGTCGAGCAGGTCTTGAACGGGACGCTGTCTGAAGTCGATGGCCCCAGCGTCTGCCGCGTCGAGCACACGCCAGACGGGCGCCAGGAGGCCCTCGAGGCGGCGCAGGTGACCGACCGCAGCCTCGTCGAGCTCAGCCAGTAGCGTGAGGCCCTTGCGGATAAGGCGGGCGAGCACGGAGGCAACAAATGCCGAGGCCGGCCACCCCACCGTCATGGCGGCGACCTTATGCGGTGGCGCCATTGGCCAATGGTTGGCGGAAGGTTGTGTGGGGATGGATGGTCGCCTGTTGTGAATGATATGTTTCTCTTGCAGAAAACGAACATCCCAGCTTTTCTTGCAGAACTGAATAAACCGAGTCTCCTAAATGGCCTCTCGTTAATTCGATGGAACAAGTAAGAAGAAGTTCGTCCCTCGTTGTGGTTGCCACGTCGTTGACTTTGTGGCCAGTCGGCGGACGAcgtgcacgcacgcacgctgGTGACCGAGCTATGTGCCAGTCTGCCAGATCCCAAAATTTAGAGGTTGGAAGTTGGAACAATAGTTAACAAACCAAAGATTGAAAACAACTACAGGTGGTAGTACAACTGAACGAGCCCATCGGCATATGGAGCGTTGGTGGGATTTAACGTAAATTCAGGATgtgtaaaaagaaaatagaaggaGAAATCGCGGTGGTGCATGCAGTCCAAGCTTCCTTGGACATTATCTCCGAATGTTCTAATTGCCGTGAGCACGCACGTCTTCATGTGGCGACAAGGTCGTCGTTGCACGTCGTGAGCTTCGTTGCAAGATGGTGGTGCGCCCCATCTTGTTcagttgcctgattttttaCCCCTCTCGACTGCTCCGTCACCACCGTATCTTTTCTCGTTTGGCTACCTCCGCGTGGCATAGTCCGCATCCTTGACTCATTATCATCTAATCCCTCACCGTTGTTGTCATTGTGGTCGTCACCATCTCTGCCGCCACCCTGACGTTCTCCTTGTTCACCCATCCTCAGACCTTTGCCAACTTACGGTCTTCTCATCGGTGGCGATCTCAACATCGACCTCGCAACGAAAAACAGGAAGAGTTGGAATTTGgcgaagaaaaaggaaatcagCTAAAATTGattaaagaaagaaagtgTCGACTAACATATGATAGACCAGGAAAGACTTGATTAGTTCGGAGGGAGTCCAGGGATCACCTGTCTTCCAATGCCCATTCTCAGTGGCATGTTTTGGAGATATATTTGTCCTATGTTTACAGCACACCCGAATGTCCATCAAAATATTCAAGCTTTGAAGCAGCAGCTTATGGTCCCATTTCATATGGAAATCAGTACGTTGGCGTGTTGGAGTATCTGGAAGGTGAGAAATGACTGTATTTTCAACAACATCATGCCTTCCCTTTATAGATGCAGACAAATCTTCAAAGGTGAGGTTAATCTTGTTTTTCATAGgacaagaagaaagaaatataACCAGCTTGCTAACTGGATAGCTAGCTTTAGATAGTCTGCCCTGATAATTCATCACTATCAGCTTGTACATATTACatttttattaatatatttgcAGTAGATCATTAATCTACtatttccctcaaaataaaaaacaatctCTCGATGCTTCTTCTGACATAGGACTATGTCGCAATCCACGAGGCGATCGGACAAATTTAAAAAACATTGCGGTGTCAATTTTGTCGAGGGTACGACGACATTCTCTAATAAGGCAACGTATATGCACATTTAAGTTCTTAACCATCATCTCTCAAAATTTTTTTATTAACCATCGATAAGTTCAAGGCGGTACTGTGAAAGCTGGGGCAAGTATGTTTGACCCTCCCTCGTGGCATTTCACTAGTGCCCGAAGCATGAGAATCCCATAACACCATTGTGGGAAGACCATTAGGGAAACCCGATGCTCCAACGGGCAATGACGACGTTGTCGCCAACATGAAGACCCTTATCAACGCCGAGTCTTGACACTGGGGCAATCCGTACATTGATCGATAGCAACACATGAGCA
This is a stretch of genomic DNA from Brachypodium distachyon strain Bd21 chromosome 1, Brachypodium_distachyon_v3.0, whole genome shotgun sequence. It encodes these proteins:
- the LOC100827826 gene encoding putative disease resistance protein At3g14460, producing the protein MAPPHKVAAMTVGWPASAFVASVLARLIRKGLTLLAELDEAAVGHLRRLEGLLAPVWRVLDAADAGAIDFRQRPVQDLLDAAYSADDALDDLEYELLQLDFEMARGGKPSADAGAPTSVVGASRKPQSPLRFLLCFSPPRTAVAGGSSSAATSHGKSSKKKKRSSVNLDGLRDALETMAQAAYRCTSMYEHVVPRKNYATIISVNARGATATSEATRDLYDDVFGREPEVDQIMEKVTFGDDLHYRLGVGVLPVVGAEGVGKTALAQLIFHHEMIKSEFPVRMWAHVSGKLLPVEQLLVQMIHAVEEDGRQIEDIRELLLEQLTGKRFLLVLDDVTDVSDIQWKDLMEVLQPAARRSLILVTTQSESMAKAICTMRPLIISHLAFDDYWKMFKHFAFGGADESEDCTLLGDEWDDLEQEEDELSPMEQIAYKIAKKMGCLPLPARAIGRSLYFRQGEEDHWKNVLEDNMWEQQEIAEIPQALWLSYQHLDPRLKQCFAYSAVFPDNYVFRKEELEEMWIAHGLIYSDDPAARLEDVTSNFFDELVDRCFFQPLGCDKYVMHNMMQKLSQAVSVSQFYMVTDSSGEVPHEVRHLTITTNNLLKLKLDLALQLPTSSDNHFLQQVRTILFCADFSDSDDFFEVLAEIFSIAKCVRVLGLSSGNITSLPAEIGFLRRLRYLNLSRNRITDLPETVCQLYLLQVLKVKCNSPFLRPPRGITNLIHLRHLHASELFLSGIPDIQNLKTLQELEAYHVSASTSINALRQMVQLTGALRVANLCQSDVSEFKKGILKGMKHLNKLHLSWDSSTGESKEISIDEEVLECLQPHENIKVLIITGYAGIRSPSWMLNTSCSVLYATSVYLSDCTNWESLPSLHDMPCLEVLEIRRMHSLNKAGIVPQRSDQELFPKLKRLVIEDALHFTGWTTGNLTRNMIFPCLYKLEIRNCPNLTTFPDIPLSLSIMIIENVGLDMLPMIHDKQTTEEESISTPEEGRWTSRLTTLQIHQCHRLRSLGSGLLQQKHLLRSLEVLSIKSCNNIICDLSDGFKDLTALRELSLYDCPKLLVEKFHASLRTLEISECFIAQGGWVDEYPFLFSLWTLKISGCPHVSVDQGSEIDQLDWLSSLFNVYSLQLENTLFVKLSMFGKLHSLEIMEIDGSPTFFDDSSEFGWLEKLQTLSIRNCNELCGLPDNLYTLPALEELCVENCPSIQTLPANGLPASLKRISISKCSPLLTHRCLHAELDRPRIANIGGVYIDRQYITPEE